The genomic DNA CCGCGGTCACTCACTCGGCGGCGCGGCGCTTGCCCCGTTGGCGGCGCGGGTACGGGAAGAGCCGCGGCGGGCGTTTGGCGGCGACGTCCTCGACCCAGCCGAAGACCAGCACCAGCAGGGCGAGCAGCGGGATCGCCGTCAGCAGGTCGAGCCAAGGACTGTTCAGCAGCCACTTGAAGTTCGAGGACAGGTAGTCGTAGGACCACAGCGGGTCGAGCACCGGGACGGCCAGGGTCAGCGCGACCTCGTGCCAGAGGTAGACGCTGACGGCCCGCGAGTTGAGCAGGCTGACCAGGCCGTTCCAGCGTTCCAGCGGCGCCGGCCACTGGTCCCAGGACGGGCTGACGTGGAGCAGGATCGCGACGAAGCCGAACGACCACAGGGCCTGGGCGATCGGCCAGGACTCAAGGTCGGTCACCTCGCCGGGATCGACCGGGCGGGTGCCCAGGTACCAGAGTCCGGCCACCATGATCAGCGGTGCGATGGAGGGCAGCACGTACTGCGGGATCCGCTTCAGCATCCCCTCCTGGTGGGCCATGCCGAGGATCCAGCAGGCACCGAAGGTGGCGAAGTCGTTCGCGGTCTCCCAGACCCGGCTGTAGATGAACTCCGGCTCGTTGCCGCCGAACGCGTTCATGCCGATGACCATCACCAGCGGGGCGCACAGGGTCGCCACCGGGAAGCGCCGCAGCGCCTTGAGCATCAGCGGGGACAGCAGGACGTACCACAGGTACGCCCGGAGGTACCAGAGCGGGACGATCACCTGCTCGGCCCAGGTCGTCTCGACGGTGTGGTGGAAGCCGGGGAGGGCCCCCGGGTACGGCGGGGTGCTCAGCGGCAGGATCCAGAAGGCCAGCTTGGCCCACCACCAGGTGGGGTGGCCGTCGGAGGCCGGGCCGTGCGGGCCGCCGCCGTCGTAGACCTGCAGGCCGACCATGATGATGCCGAACAGCCACATCGGCGGAAGCAGCCGGCGCAGTCGGCCGCGGATCACGCCGAGGGCGGGGCGCTTGAGCGAGCGCGCCATCAGCGAGCCGGCCAGCGCGAACATCACGCCCATTGAGGGGAAGACGATGGGCAGCCAGGCCCAGCTGAAGTTGTGGTAGAGGATCACGCGGACCAGGGCCAGCGCGCGCAGCAGGTCGAGGTAGCGGTCGCGGCCGCCCTTGGCCTTGGGCGCTGCCTGCGGCTCCTGCGGCTCCGGTTCGGCCTCCTGCCGCCACTGCTCGGGGATCCGCAGCGCCACGGTGTCCTCGTGGCGTCCGAGGCTCGCGGGCGCGTGCGGCGGAACGGTCTCCTGGCTGCCGCCGAACCATCCGAAGGAATTGCTCATGGTCAGGCCTCCACCGGGGCGGCGACCTCGCCGGTGCGCCGGAGCTTCTGCCAGCGCAGTCGGCCACCGGTGAACGCGGTGATCGTGGACTGCAGCAGGACGATGTACATCAGCTGCCGGTACACCACTTGCTGGAGCGGCAGGCTGATCAGGTGCCAGGGCTTCTCGCGGTCCAGCCGGAAGGCGTACCAGGAGAGCACCGCCTGGATCGACAGGAAGCCGCCGAAGCTGACGAGGGTGAGTCCGGCGTCCGCGAACAGCACGCCGTACATCAGGAAGATGTCGACCAGCGGCGCCAGCAGCGGGGCGACCACGCCGAACAGCACGACGATCGGCAGCCCGAAGCGGCCGAAGCGCCCGGCCGGTCCGCGGGCGGTGACGGCGCGGCGGTGCTTCCACATCGCCTGCATCGAGCCGTAGCTCCACCGGTACCGCTGGGACCAGAGCTGCTGGATGCTGGCGGGTGCCTCGGTCCAGGCGCGGGCGCGCTCGGCGTAGACGATCCGCCAGCCCTCGCAGAGCACCGCCATGGTGATGTCGGTGTCCTCGGCGAGGGTGTCGTCGCTCATCCCGCCGACGGCGTCCAGGGCCTCCTTGCGGAAGGCGCCGACCGCGCCGGGGATGGTCGGGATGATGCCGAGCATGTCGTACATCCGGCGGTCCAGGTTGTGGCCGAGGACGTACTCGATGTGCTGCCAGGCACCGATCAGGCTGTCGCGGTTGCCGACCTTGGCGTTGCCGGAGACCGCGCCGATCCCGGGGTCCGCGAAGGGCTGGACCAGCTCGCGCACGGTGGACGGCTCGAAGACGGTGTCCCCGTCCATCATCACGACGATGTCGTGCGAGGCGGCCGCGATGCCGACGTTGAGCGCGCTGGACTTGCCGCCGTTGACCTTGCGGATCAGCCGGACGAAGGGCAGGGCCATCTCCTCGACGATGTCCGCGGTGCCGTCCGAGGAGCCGTCGTCGATGACGATGACCTCGATCGGGTAGTCACTGGCGGCCAGCGAGTTGAGGGTGTTGGCGATGCACTCGCGCTCGTTGTAGGCCGGGACGAGCACGGTGACCGGCTCGGTGACGGGCTCGCCCCAGAGGTCCGTCCGCTTGGCGCGGCGGGCGTGGACCGGCGCGAGGACGAGCATCAGCGCGAACCGGCCGAAGTTCAGGAAGCCGACCACGGCCAGCAGCGCGATCAGCACCGGCAGGGTGTGCACGGCCAGCTGGGTGGTCCAGATGTAGCCCTTGCCCGCCCACAGCTGGAAGCCGTGCACCGGCGTGGTGGCGCTGGTGGCGCCGAGCGCCTCGGAGATGGTGGCGAAGCGGTAGCCGTCGGCCTGCAGCTTCTCGATGAGGATCCCGAGCGCCGCGACGGTCTGGGAGCGGTCGCCACCGGCGTCGTGCAGCAGGATCAGCTCGCCCGCGCCGGGGGTGGCCGGCATCGCCTCCTTGACGATCGCGTCCACTCCGGGGAGCTTCCAGTCGTCGGTGTCGTGGTCGATGAAGGCGGTGATGTAGCCGCGGGCGCCGAGGTACTTGACGACCGGGTAGCTCCAGTCGTCCAGTGCGCCCGCGTAGGAGGAGTACGGAGGGCGGAAGAGCGTGCTGTGGACGCCCGCGGCACCGGCCAGCGCCAGCTGCGTCTGGGCCATCTCCCAGCTGAGCCGGGCGTGCGACTGGAACGCCAGGTCGGGGTGGGTGAAGCTGTGCAGCCCGATCTCGTGGCCCTCCGCCACGATCTTCCGGATCATGTCCGGGTTGCGGGCGGTCATCGAGCCGGTCACGAAGAAGTCCGCGCGCACGTTGTGGGCTGCCAGGATCTTCAGGATCTCCGGCGTCCACTCCTCGGAGGGGCCGTCGTCGAAGCTCAGCACCACGGTGCGGTCCGGGATGCGGTAGCTCACCGGGTCGTCGTTCTTCTCGCCGCGGGCGTCGACGACCGGGCCGCCCTTGAGGACCTGGTCCGGCACGGTCGTCTGGTCGACCGACTCCGCGACCCGGGAGTCGTGGAACACCTCGTTGGTGGCCAGGCCGCGCAGCACGATGAGCGCGAGCAGGCAGGCCAGCAGGGACAGCGGCATGACGAAGCGCAGCGGCGGCGCGGCCAGTCGGCGCGGCCTGAGCAGGGTCTGCCGGCGGCGCTGGTGGCGGGACAAATGGCGCTCCTGGAGATGGGTGGTGCGGAGGTTCAGGGGTGCTTGGTCGACTGGCCCGAGGGCGTCGCCCCGCGCGGTGCGGTGGTCGTCGGCTTCGACGTGCCCGACGTCTTCGTCGAGGGGCTCGTGGAGCGGGACGGCGTCTTGGGCGAGGCCGACCCGGACGGCGAGTGCGACGGGGTGGGGGAGGGCGAGGCCGAGGGTGTGGGCGACGGGGCCGGCGCCTGCGAGGGCTGCACGGGGATCTCCATCGCCGGAGCGTCCGCCTGCCCGCCGACCAGGCTGCTGCCCATGGCGATCGCCAGGATCGCGCCGACCACCGAGACCGGCCAGCCGAGGCCGCGCAGCAGACGGCCGCGTCGACCGGACTGGGAGACGAACACCGGAGCGGGAGCGGCCTCTTCGAGACTCGACTCGTACACGTCAGACGGTGGTTCGGGTGCCGATCCGCGTTCGATGGGAGTGATGACTGGGCGCACCTTGCGACGCCTTTCAGTGCAGGGTACGTAGACCGCGGGAGCGTAGGGCGAACGCTAGTGCACGGGCCTGAATCGAATTGAGCCCGATGGGTGGATTTGGCCTGATCTGTCGAAGTGTTGTAATCGGATCGAAATGACGAGCGGCGCGTATTTGCGTGTAGGCGTGCACGCACCGTTGACCTCGGACTCCGTGCTTCCGGAAGCGTCGAGGGGGCGCTGCGGCGGGTCTTGCGGCCCCCGTTAGGATGACCCCCTCATGTGACCAGTGCGCACGTGCGAGCCAGTACGCCCCAAGGAGCCCGAGTGAGCCAGCCCCGCCGCATACGTCGTCGCCGCGCGTGGAGCGTGCTCACCCTGCCGACCCTGCTGTGCGTCCTCACCGCCTGTTCGAGCGGCGCGGCGTCCGGCGGCGGCGACGGCACCGACGGGTCCGGGAAGGGCGGGTCCGGCGCCAGCGCCTCGCCGACCCCGACCGGGCCGCCCGGGACGCTGTTCGACACCTTCCACTACACCGGCGCCGACGACCCGGCGCTGACCGCCCACGGCTGGGAGGTCCGCAACGGCGGGGGCGGCCCGGGCATCAAGGACACCTGGTCGAACGCGGGCGCGAGCTTCCCCGCCGACACCACCGCCCAGGGCGGTCGGACCCTGCAGCTGCAGGCGACCACCGACGGCACCCAGAAGGGCACCAAGCAGGTCGAGATCCAGAGCACCGGCACCAAGCTCTTCAACGGGACCTACGCGGCCCGGGTCTACCTCAGCGACAAGCCCGCCGGCGGCAAGAACGGCGACCACGTCGTCCAGTCGTACTTCCCGATCTCGCCCGCGGACGACTCGGCGAACTACAGCGAGCTCGACTACGAGTACATGCCGAACGGCGGCTGGGGCGCGCCGGGGCCGCAGCTCGACACCACCAGCTGGTTCAAGGCCGATCCGCCGGACCGCGTGACCAAGCCCCACAAGCAGCGCTTCGAGGGCTGGCACATCATGATGGTCACCTCCGTGGACGGGAAGGCCACCTACTCCATGGACGGCAAGGAGCTGTTCACCAGCACCGGCAAGTACGTCCCGCGCGAGAAGATGGACGTCCACTTCAGCAACTGGTTCATCGACCTGATGCCGGCCCTCGGCGGTCAGCGCACCTGGAACCTGAAGGTCAACTGGTTCTACTACAAGGACAACGCGGCGGTCCCCTACGCCGACGTCCAGAAGACCGTGGACGGCTTCTACAGCGCCGGCACCGACTTCGTGGACACCCTGCCGAAGGGCTGACCGCGGTACGCACGGCGGAGGGCGGGTCCGTACGGACCCGCCCTCCGCCGTCCGCGTCCGGTCAGTGGCCGGCCGGGATGATCCCGCTCAGCCAGGTGAAGATGCCGGGGATCATCGGCTTCCACACGTCGCTGGCGTGCGGGCCGGTGGTCTCCACCGGCACCACCGTGGTCGGCGCCTTCGCGACCGCCCGCAGCGCCTCGGCGGCCTCGTAGCCGTCGCCCTTGTTGCCGCTCATGTACAGCGCCACCTTCGGCGGGTGGGCGGCGCCCTTGAGGATGTTCAGCGGGTTGGCGGCGTCCCGCAGCCGGGCGTCCTTCGCGGTCAGCGAGGCCGGCTCCTGGCCCGGGTCGTTGTAGCCGGAGAGGCTGACCCCGGCGCGGTAGCGCTCCGGGTGGGAGACCGCGAGCTTCGTCGCGCAGTGGCCGCCCGCCGAGTAGCCGGCGACCGCCCAGCGGTCCGGCGAGGCGTCGGCCCGGAAGTTGTCCAGCACCATCTGCGGCACGTCCCGGCTCAGCCAGGTCTCCGCGTTCACCTTGCCCGGCACGTCGGCGCAGCCGGTGTCGGTGGTGTCGCCCAGCAGGTTCGTCCGCGGCGAGATCAGGATGAACGGGGTGATCTCGCCCTTCGCCATCAGCGGCTTCAGCTGCTCGGACACCTTCAGCGTGCCGTACCAGGTCTTCGACGAGCCCGGCCAGCCCGGCAGCAGCTCGACCACCGGGAAGGTCTTGTCCTTGTACGCCGGGTCGTTGTACTGCGGCGGCAGCCAGACCAGCACCTCGCCGTCGATCCCGGACAGCTGGCCCTTCAGGTCGGTGGTCTGCACGTCACCGGGGACCTTCGGGTCGTTGACCGCCCTGAAGGACTGGACGACCTTCGCCCGCTTGTTCTCGTTCGACGTCCCCGCCGGGCCGCCCCCGTCCGCCGGCGGCACCTGCGGCACCGCCCGCACGTGGTTGCCGGTGCCCAGCAGGTCGTCCCAGTTGCCGTAGATGAGGTTGGCGTTGTTCACCATGACGA from Kitasatospora terrestris includes the following:
- a CDS encoding acyltransferase, whose protein sequence is MSNSFGWFGGSQETVPPHAPASLGRHEDTVALRIPEQWRQEAEPEPQEPQAAPKAKGGRDRYLDLLRALALVRVILYHNFSWAWLPIVFPSMGVMFALAGSLMARSLKRPALGVIRGRLRRLLPPMWLFGIIMVGLQVYDGGGPHGPASDGHPTWWWAKLAFWILPLSTPPYPGALPGFHHTVETTWAEQVIVPLWYLRAYLWYVLLSPLMLKALRRFPVATLCAPLVMVIGMNAFGGNEPEFIYSRVWETANDFATFGACWILGMAHQEGMLKRIPQYVLPSIAPLIMVAGLWYLGTRPVDPGEVTDLESWPIAQALWSFGFVAILLHVSPSWDQWPAPLERWNGLVSLLNSRAVSVYLWHEVALTLAVPVLDPLWSYDYLSSNFKWLLNSPWLDLLTAIPLLALLVLVFGWVEDVAAKRPPRLFPYPRRQRGKRRAAE
- a CDS encoding alpha/beta hydrolase, which translates into the protein MPISIAAALLLWGRVRGPQPVQVLSRLGMLLLCQFTAVLMVFVMVNNANLIYGNWDDLLGTGNHVRAVPQVPPADGGGPAGTSNENKRAKVVQSFRAVNDPKVPGDVQTTDLKGQLSGIDGEVLVWLPPQYNDPAYKDKTFPVVELLPGWPGSSKTWYGTLKVSEQLKPLMAKGEITPFILISPRTNLLGDTTDTGCADVPGKVNAETWLSRDVPQMVLDNFRADASPDRWAVAGYSAGGHCATKLAVSHPERYRAGVSLSGYNDPGQEPASLTAKDARLRDAANPLNILKGAAHPPKVALYMSGNKGDGYEAAEALRAVAKAPTTVVPVETTGPHASDVWKPMIPGIFTWLSGIIPAGH
- a CDS encoding bifunctional polysaccharide deacetylase/glycosyltransferase family 2 protein, giving the protein MPLSLLACLLALIVLRGLATNEVFHDSRVAESVDQTTVPDQVLKGGPVVDARGEKNDDPVSYRIPDRTVVLSFDDGPSEEWTPEILKILAAHNVRADFFVTGSMTARNPDMIRKIVAEGHEIGLHSFTHPDLAFQSHARLSWEMAQTQLALAGAAGVHSTLFRPPYSSYAGALDDWSYPVVKYLGARGYITAFIDHDTDDWKLPGVDAIVKEAMPATPGAGELILLHDAGGDRSQTVAALGILIEKLQADGYRFATISEALGATSATTPVHGFQLWAGKGYIWTTQLAVHTLPVLIALLAVVGFLNFGRFALMLVLAPVHARRAKRTDLWGEPVTEPVTVLVPAYNERECIANTLNSLAASDYPIEVIVIDDGSSDGTADIVEEMALPFVRLIRKVNGGKSSALNVGIAAASHDIVVMMDGDTVFEPSTVRELVQPFADPGIGAVSGNAKVGNRDSLIGAWQHIEYVLGHNLDRRMYDMLGIIPTIPGAVGAFRKEALDAVGGMSDDTLAEDTDITMAVLCEGWRIVYAERARAWTEAPASIQQLWSQRYRWSYGSMQAMWKHRRAVTARGPAGRFGRFGLPIVVLFGVVAPLLAPLVDIFLMYGVLFADAGLTLVSFGGFLSIQAVLSWYAFRLDREKPWHLISLPLQQVVYRQLMYIVLLQSTITAFTGGRLRWQKLRRTGEVAAPVEA
- a CDS encoding glycoside hydrolase family 16 protein, which encodes MSQPRRIRRRRAWSVLTLPTLLCVLTACSSGAASGGGDGTDGSGKGGSGASASPTPTGPPGTLFDTFHYTGADDPALTAHGWEVRNGGGGPGIKDTWSNAGASFPADTTAQGGRTLQLQATTDGTQKGTKQVEIQSTGTKLFNGTYAARVYLSDKPAGGKNGDHVVQSYFPISPADDSANYSELDYEYMPNGGWGAPGPQLDTTSWFKADPPDRVTKPHKQRFEGWHIMMVTSVDGKATYSMDGKELFTSTGKYVPREKMDVHFSNWFIDLMPALGGQRTWNLKVNWFYYKDNAAVPYADVQKTVDGFYSAGTDFVDTLPKG